A region of Haliotis asinina isolate JCU_RB_2024 chromosome 9, JCU_Hal_asi_v2, whole genome shotgun sequence DNA encodes the following proteins:
- the LOC137296709 gene encoding aminomethyltransferase, mitochondrial-like, which produces MAMQTTWSRAFVQHFLRKNRHDSVAKRFNNTSSNLRRTCLYNFHVAQQGKMVPFAGWEMPVQYKDTISESHLHVRESVGIFDVSHMLQTKVEGKDRIEYMESLVPADIQGLKDNSGTLSVFLNEKGGILDDLIVTKTTEDYLYVVSNAGCIEKDFSNMQNRAEECRKKGLDVKVEKIKKALVAVQGPKMTKVLQPGINFDLCQLTFMTSALTSIFGIPDCRITRCGYTGEDGVEISVAEDQVEELLKLLLSSSHAEVRMAGLGARDSLRLEAGLCLYGNDITEDTTPVEANLNWVIAKRRRDTGGFPGADVILSQLKLKSKGITRKRVGFISSGPPARAGAIILDAEGQKTIGHVTSGCPSPSLKTNISMGYVETHFSKTGTPIKFKVRQKAVDGEVVKMPFVPTKYFTGK; this is translated from the exons ATGGCAATGCAGACGACTTGGAGCAGAGCGTTTGTGCAGCATTTTCTGCGCAAAAATAGACATGACAGCGTCGCTAAACGGTTCAACAATACG AGCTCCAATCTACGAAGAACATGTTTGTACAATTTCCATGTTGCCCAGCAAGGGAAAATGGTACCATTTGCTGGCTGGGAGATGCCAGTCCAGTACAAGGACACAATATCTGAGTCTCATCTACATGTGAGGGAAAGTGTTGGCATATTTGATGTTTCCCACATGCTTCAAACCAAAGTTGAGGGCAAAGATCGTATCGAGTACATGGAATCTCTTGTTCCTGCTGATATTCAAGGTTTGAAGGATAACAGTGGGACTCTGTCAGTATTTCTAAATGAAAAGGGTGGAATTTTGGATGACTTGATTGTCACAAAGACTACAGAAGATTATTTGTATGTTGTATCAAATGCAGGATGCATTGAGAAGGATTTCTCCAACATGCAG aacAGGGCAGAAGAATGTAGAAAGAAAGGCCTTGATGTCAAAGTTGAGAAAATCAAAAAGGCCTTAGTGGCTGTGCAAG GACCAAAAATGACAAAGGTTCTGCAACCAGGTATTAACTTTGACCTTTGCCAGCTGACCTTTATGACTTCAGCCTTGACCTCCATATTTGGTATTCCTGACTGTCGAATCACAAGGTGTGGTTACACGGGCGAGGATGGTGTAGAG ATATCTGTGGCCGAGGATCAGGTTGAGGAGCTGCTGAAGCTGCTCCTGTCCTCGTCCCATGCTGAGGTCCGTATGGCAGGTCTTGGAGCCAGAGACAGCTTGAGGCTAGAGGCTGGCCTCTGTCTGTACGGCAATGACATCACTGAGGACACTACTCCAGTAGAGGCTAACTTGAACTGGGTTATTG CCAAACGTCGACGTGACACTGGGGGATTCCCTGGCGCTGATGTCATTCTCAGTCAGCTGAAGCTCAAATCGAAGGGAATCACTCGCAAACGAGTTGGGTTTATCTCCTCAGGGCCACCAGCTAGAG CGGGTGCCATCATCTTGGATGCAGAGGGACAGAAGACAATTGGTCATGTGACTAGTGGCTGTCCTTCACCTTCACTGAAGACAAACATCTCCATGGGCTATGTAGAAACACACTTTTCAAAGACAGGGACACCTATCAAGTTCAAGGTCAGACAGAAAGCTGTTGATGGGGAGGTGGTGAAGATGCCATTTGTGCCAACGAAATATTTTACGGGAAAGTAA